One stretch of Oceanipulchritudo coccoides DNA includes these proteins:
- a CDS encoding DUF362 domain-containing protein, which translates to MPLLAFLANADEIGFWGFESTAKRELNGKIWEVQLEDFSQTAYAREVQSLFDEFEKETGKRLAPGRQGKAALKVYTSSGAGLQTPPDLVRAVIEALLDRGFQREDLCLLDARSEMLRDAGFLPPHSRTQLLGPYFEGVRVYSLDRKELKSAVWYYDSPLPQEFTTPLGRAILGNQLELDPIEARKSYLPENLVTSVDFWINLPVACHHPSAGLSGALVNASLWNITNGTRFFNSPANAPVAVAEISSIPELQATWALNLISLESYQFIAGPAFNANYTRSLPELWLSVDPVVMDTRLIQLINKARREEGFEELPSIPEFIEYSIDLGLGLPFQLNQPASANPRSD; encoded by the coding sequence TTGAGTCCACCGCCAAACGCGAGCTGAACGGGAAAATATGGGAGGTCCAATTGGAGGACTTTTCCCAGACTGCCTATGCCCGGGAAGTCCAATCGCTTTTTGACGAGTTCGAAAAAGAGACAGGGAAAAGGCTGGCACCGGGAAGGCAAGGCAAGGCGGCCCTGAAGGTCTACACCAGTTCCGGGGCTGGCCTGCAAACGCCTCCAGACTTGGTCAGGGCGGTCATCGAGGCTCTTCTGGACAGGGGATTTCAGCGCGAAGATCTGTGCCTTCTGGACGCCCGTTCAGAAATGCTGCGAGATGCGGGTTTTCTTCCACCCCATTCCCGGACTCAACTGTTGGGCCCCTACTTCGAGGGTGTCCGGGTTTATTCACTCGACCGGAAGGAACTCAAGTCAGCGGTTTGGTATTATGACAGCCCCTTGCCTCAGGAATTCACGACGCCATTAGGGCGTGCGATTCTCGGTAATCAGCTTGAGCTCGATCCCATTGAAGCTCGCAAAAGTTATCTCCCCGAGAATCTGGTGACGAGCGTGGACTTCTGGATAAACCTCCCGGTTGCCTGCCATCATCCATCAGCCGGCCTGAGCGGTGCGCTTGTGAATGCTTCCCTCTGGAATATCACAAACGGGACCCGTTTTTTCAACAGTCCGGCAAATGCGCCCGTAGCCGTGGCGGAAATTTCCTCGATTCCGGAACTTCAGGCCACGTGGGCCCTCAACCTCATTTCCCTTGAAAGCTACCAGTTCATAGCCGGGCCTGCTTTCAATGCCAATTATACACGGAGCCTGCCTGAGCTCTGGCTCTCCGTTGATCCAGTTGTAATGGATACGCGGCTTATCCAGTTGATCAACAAAGCACGGCGGGAGGAGGGTTTTGAGGAATTGCCATCCATCCCGGAGTTTATTGAGTACTCGATTGATCTGGGGCTTGGGCTCCCGTTTCAATTGAACCAACCCGCTTCAGCAAATCCACGCAGCGACTGA
- a CDS encoding NADH-quinone oxidoreductase subunit A: MELSDYIPVLIQVFLALAIGAAVLFFSHIFGQRGPKNRFKDSAYECGLPPEGEQTARFSVKFYVTAMLFILFDIEIVFLIPWVLVYRDFLSQNLPILTPVLFFILLLVAGLVYEMKKGALKWEK, from the coding sequence ATGGAACTGTCGGATTATATACCGGTTCTCATTCAGGTTTTCCTTGCCCTTGCCATCGGGGCGGCAGTCCTGTTTTTCAGCCACATCTTCGGCCAGCGTGGACCCAAAAACCGCTTCAAGGATTCTGCCTACGAATGTGGACTACCTCCTGAGGGGGAGCAAACCGCCCGCTTCAGCGTGAAATTTTATGTCACGGCAATGCTCTTCATCCTTTTCGATATCGAGATTGTCTTTTTGATCCCGTGGGTCTTGGTCTACCGGGATTTTCTATCGCAAAACCTTCCCATTCTCACACCGGTCCTCTTCTTCATTCTGCTCCTGGTCGCTGGCCTTGTGTATGAAATGAAGAAAGGCGCCCTGAAGTGGGAAAAATGA
- a CDS encoding quinone-dependent dihydroorotate dehydrogenase — protein sequence MGYYYEKVVRPVLFRMDPEKAHDLGVTALDYLSRVRPLCRIMESFNMVRGHHPVKLFGLQFPNAVGLAAGMDKNGRFWRAAAALGFGHAEIGTITHQQQPGNERPRVFRYPESSAIINRMGFNNDGAQVVAERLKKSLGKSKSRIPLGINIGKSRVVPLDQAVEDYAASFSLLVEYADYFTINVSSPNTRDLRKLQEKEYLRTLLGELCKVNHNRARKLGQTATPMLLKIAPDLSYREIDEALEVIQDCGLDGIVATNTTLTRPGAMSNSKETGGLSGKPLHSMTLKVVNYISRQTNGKLPIIGVGGIDSPETAGAMVDNGAHLVQIYTGFVYRGPFVAKPLARALAPRQSSWV from the coding sequence ATGGGATATTATTACGAGAAAGTCGTGCGGCCTGTCCTCTTCAGGATGGATCCCGAGAAAGCCCATGACTTGGGTGTTACCGCCTTGGACTACCTCAGCCGGGTGCGACCGCTTTGCCGGATAATGGAGAGTTTCAATATGGTCCGGGGACATCATCCGGTTAAACTATTCGGGCTCCAGTTTCCCAATGCCGTCGGTCTCGCAGCAGGAATGGACAAGAATGGCCGCTTCTGGAGGGCCGCCGCCGCCCTGGGGTTTGGACATGCTGAAATCGGAACAATTACCCATCAGCAGCAACCCGGGAATGAACGGCCACGGGTGTTTCGGTACCCCGAATCATCCGCCATAATAAACCGGATGGGCTTTAATAATGACGGAGCCCAAGTCGTTGCAGAGCGGCTCAAGAAGAGTCTCGGGAAAAGCAAATCCCGGATTCCACTGGGCATTAACATCGGAAAAAGCAGAGTTGTTCCGCTTGACCAGGCGGTGGAAGATTACGCCGCCTCGTTCTCGCTGCTGGTCGAGTACGCTGACTATTTCACGATCAATGTGAGCAGCCCGAATACGCGCGATCTCCGCAAGCTTCAGGAAAAGGAATACCTCCGTACCTTGCTCGGAGAACTTTGCAAAGTGAACCATAACCGGGCGCGCAAGCTTGGCCAGACGGCCACTCCAATGCTTCTGAAAATTGCCCCGGATCTTTCATACCGCGAAATTGATGAAGCTCTTGAAGTAATCCAGGATTGTGGACTCGACGGAATAGTAGCCACCAACACAACCCTCACCCGGCCCGGCGCCATGTCCAATTCGAAGGAGACCGGTGGGTTAAGCGGCAAGCCGCTCCATTCAATGACACTGAAAGTCGTCAACTACATCAGCAGGCAAACAAATGGCAAACTCCCGATTATCGGGGTTGGAGGAATAGATTCTCCGGAAACAGCTGGAGCGATGGTTGATAATGGGGCGCACTTGGTTCAAATTTATACCGGATTTGTCTACCGGGGCCCATTTGTCGCCAAGCCACTGGCCCGTGCACTGGCCCCACGGCAAAGTTCCTGGGTTTAA
- the hemB gene encoding porphobilinogen synthase: protein MLNPGEPRPRRLRKNTAVRDLVRETAIASADLIQPLFVIDGNGAPEDISSMPGQQRLNTDDLCREGKILHELGIRAVALFPSLKSDLKSEDGAEALNPETLVLRAVRALKAAVPELQILTDIALDPYTTHGHDGVLTTDGSDVDNDRTVEILSQMAVLNAEAGADFVAPSDMMDGRVGAIRVALDLAGLSSCGIVAYAAKFNSAYYGPFRDAVGSSKAAGTTLLSKATYQLDPANARQAERELFLDESEGADILMVKPAGPYLDIIRMTREGTTLPVAAYQVSGEYAQIHAAANAGWLDLKRCRDESLLSIKRAGADLILTYFAKSWASEQNS, encoded by the coding sequence ATGTTGAACCCTGGAGAACCTCGTCCCCGCAGATTACGCAAAAACACTGCTGTCCGTGACCTTGTTCGCGAGACCGCCATCGCATCCGCTGATTTGATCCAGCCACTTTTTGTCATCGATGGAAATGGAGCCCCCGAGGACATTTCCAGCATGCCGGGCCAACAGCGCCTCAACACGGACGATCTTTGTCGCGAAGGAAAAATCTTGCACGAGCTGGGCATTCGGGCAGTGGCCTTGTTTCCGTCCCTCAAAAGCGATCTCAAATCCGAGGATGGGGCAGAAGCGCTTAACCCGGAGACGCTTGTCCTGCGGGCTGTCCGTGCCTTGAAAGCAGCCGTTCCCGAGCTGCAGATTCTCACCGACATTGCATTGGACCCCTACACAACCCATGGTCACGATGGTGTCCTGACCACTGATGGATCGGATGTGGATAACGACCGCACGGTCGAAATCCTTTCGCAAATGGCCGTCCTCAACGCGGAAGCTGGTGCGGATTTTGTTGCTCCCTCCGATATGATGGATGGGCGGGTCGGCGCAATCCGCGTCGCCCTGGATTTGGCCGGCTTGAGCAGTTGTGGGATCGTTGCGTATGCCGCTAAATTTAACAGTGCCTACTACGGGCCCTTCCGCGATGCAGTGGGTAGCTCCAAGGCGGCCGGAACGACCCTCCTGAGCAAGGCTACTTACCAATTGGATCCGGCAAATGCGCGGCAGGCCGAACGCGAACTGTTCCTTGATGAGAGTGAAGGAGCTGACATTTTAATGGTCAAACCGGCGGGACCGTATCTCGATATTATCCGTATGACCCGGGAAGGAACAACCCTTCCAGTTGCCGCCTATCAGGTGAGTGGAGAGTATGCCCAGATTCACGCTGCGGCGAATGCGGGCTGGCTTGACCTTAAAAGATGTCGCGATGAAAGCCTTCTTTCAATCAAGCGGGCCGGTGCGGATTTGATCCTGACCTACTTTGCCAAAAGCTGGGCTAGCGAGCAGAATTCCTAG
- the cysS gene encoding cysteine--tRNA ligase — translation MEAIRLYDTMTRTVRELTAGASDKFRLYVCGPTVYGPAHIGNFLTFLRFDVLYRLLQLGGYNPLYVRNITDVDDKTIRRAMEQAIDLQIFTKKWTERFHEDCDLLNMLHPDVEPRATEHIAEQIQMVEKLIEKGNAYVGGDGSVYYRVAAFEDYGKLSHFDPEALQQQSTTSAGATNLSDEYERDSIADFALWKAHKEADGPVFWESPWGRGRPGWHLECSAMSLKYLGSGFDLHGGGEDLCFPHHENEIAQSEAATGKPFASHWMHSIHLLVEGKKMSKSLGNFFLLSDLLEKGFHPMEIRLALLGGHYRQQFNFTINGLGASKSGLSKLESGVRALLEAAGLETSDWEKFVQPVLPADWGLFRNAWKALCNDLNTPALLGALFNALKKARASAGDSTTEATESLQAAGALFFVLGVRLFARSEEAPADETAPTEIQSLAEERWKAKQSKDFARADALRSEIAEKGWLVVDQPGGYILKSNS, via the coding sequence ATGGAAGCCATTCGCCTCTATGACACGATGACCCGCACCGTCAGGGAACTGACCGCCGGCGCCTCGGACAAGTTTCGTCTCTATGTCTGCGGGCCGACGGTCTATGGGCCCGCCCATATCGGGAACTTCCTCACCTTTCTGCGTTTCGATGTCCTTTACCGGTTACTGCAACTGGGCGGTTACAATCCTCTGTACGTCCGCAACATTACCGACGTCGACGACAAGACAATCCGGCGTGCGATGGAACAGGCGATTGACCTGCAAATCTTCACGAAGAAGTGGACGGAACGATTTCACGAGGATTGTGACTTGCTGAACATGCTCCATCCCGATGTTGAACCCCGGGCGACCGAGCACATCGCCGAGCAGATCCAAATGGTTGAGAAGCTCATCGAAAAAGGGAATGCCTATGTGGGAGGAGACGGATCAGTCTACTACCGGGTGGCCGCTTTTGAGGACTACGGGAAATTATCGCATTTCGATCCTGAAGCACTCCAGCAGCAATCCACGACCAGCGCGGGTGCCACCAATCTTTCCGATGAATATGAACGGGATTCCATAGCCGACTTTGCCCTCTGGAAGGCCCATAAGGAGGCGGATGGGCCCGTTTTCTGGGAAAGTCCGTGGGGAAGGGGTCGTCCGGGTTGGCACCTCGAGTGTTCCGCGATGAGCCTGAAATACCTGGGTTCTGGCTTTGACCTGCACGGGGGCGGGGAAGACCTCTGCTTTCCACATCACGAGAATGAAATTGCCCAGAGCGAGGCAGCCACAGGGAAGCCCTTTGCTTCACACTGGATGCACAGCATTCATCTTCTTGTGGAGGGGAAGAAGATGTCCAAAAGCCTTGGAAATTTCTTTCTCCTGTCGGATCTGTTGGAAAAGGGGTTTCATCCGATGGAAATCCGCCTGGCTTTGCTTGGCGGGCATTACCGGCAGCAATTCAATTTCACAATAAATGGTCTGGGGGCCTCCAAAAGCGGACTCAGCAAGCTCGAATCAGGGGTGCGCGCGTTGCTCGAGGCAGCTGGCTTGGAGACCTCGGATTGGGAAAAGTTTGTCCAACCAGTCCTGCCTGCGGACTGGGGCCTTTTCCGAAATGCATGGAAGGCTCTTTGCAACGATCTCAACACGCCGGCCCTTCTGGGTGCCTTGTTTAACGCCTTAAAGAAGGCTCGCGCGAGTGCGGGGGATTCAACAACCGAAGCCACCGAATCACTGCAAGCTGCCGGAGCCCTCTTTTTTGTGCTGGGGGTTCGCCTTTTTGCACGGTCAGAAGAGGCACCTGCAGATGAAACCGCTCCCACGGAGATCCAGTCCCTGGCAGAGGAGCGCTGGAAGGCCAAGCAGAGCAAGGACTTTGCGAGGGCCGACGCCCTCCGAAGTGAAATTGCTGAAAAGGGATGGCTTGTCGTCGACCAGCCGGGTGGCTATATTCTTAAATCAAATTCTTAA